One window of Methanogenium organophilum genomic DNA carries:
- a CDS encoding ABC transporter permease: MKSHGLPVIAQKELRDHFKSKKFLLIFGIFLIITIIGMASGVAEYAQNLQDYNDRQSVADDEIYPGGFGWGKPSIVTIYLGVSSLIVTLGAVLGIAMGFDLISKEKETKSLKILLSHPVYRDEVINGKALGGLMALAIALAITFIATFAILLIAGIVPAGDELAKILVYGGAVFLMILSYFALSLFMSTIASDSGKALVYTLIVFVALMSLPMLINGSVMNMIIGDPPEYPQDAFISDGAFSVVAVSSATETGEKAIEEPDPIWKEYEQEFDEYWKKRQSVTDIVTLISPTQNLQTVSYNLLIPDYAAMMSSISFRASDDYELEDTDVFGKIIQNIIALLAFPALFLGCAYVRFMRMDIR; this comes from the coding sequence ATGAAGTCACACGGATTACCGGTGATCGCGCAAAAAGAACTGCGCGATCACTTCAAAAGCAAAAAATTCCTGCTGATATTCGGGATATTCCTGATCATCACGATCATCGGCATGGCAAGCGGGGTCGCAGAGTATGCACAAAACCTCCAGGACTACAATGACCGTCAGTCGGTTGCAGACGATGAGATATACCCTGGCGGATTCGGATGGGGCAAACCCTCCATCGTGACCATCTATCTCGGTGTCAGCTCACTTATCGTCACGCTTGGTGCCGTCCTCGGGATTGCAATGGGATTTGACCTGATCTCAAAGGAAAAAGAGACGAAATCCCTGAAGATCCTGCTCTCGCACCCTGTTTACCGCGATGAAGTGATAAACGGAAAGGCACTCGGGGGCCTGATGGCACTTGCCATCGCGCTCGCTATTACGTTCATCGCCACCTTTGCCATCCTGCTCATCGCGGGAATCGTCCCCGCCGGTGATGAACTTGCAAAGATCCTCGTCTACGGCGGAGCGGTATTCCTGATGATCCTCTCGTACTTCGCGCTCTCGCTGTTTATGTCCACCATCGCAAGCGATAGTGGCAAGGCCCTTGTTTACACCCTCATCGTCTTTGTCGCCCTCATGAGCCTGCCCATGCTCATCAACGGGTCGGTGATGAATATGATCATTGGCGACCCCCCGGAATACCCCCAGGACGCGTTTATCTCTGACGGAGCATTCAGCGTCGTAGCGGTGTCATCCGCAACGGAAACGGGAGAGAAGGCAATCGAAGAACCCGACCCGATATGGAAAGAATACGAACAGGAATTTGATGAATACTGGAAGAAACGCCAATCGGTGACCGACATCGTCACCCTGATCTCTCCGACACAGAACCTGCAAACAGTTTCATACAACCTGCTGATACCGGATTATGCAGCAATGATGTCATCCATTTCGTTCAGGGCGAGTGATGACTATGAACTTGAGGATACCGATGTTTTCGGAAAGATTATCCAGAACATCATCGCACTCCTTGCCTTCCCGGCACTCTTTCTGGGATGTGCCTATGTGCGGTTCATGCGGATGGATATCAGATAG
- a CDS encoding NEW3 domain-containing protein, with protein sequence MKQIPYLILILLLFTAALPIPVAAEESADGRDVQIHCTFPGIVLEAGESNEFALTLTNNGNDNPKKFWVETFGESSDWEYHFLNGDTEITRAAIPTGSAQNIGFTVKTSSDTPVGEYHVKVHIGNGFCWLYITISKTHAGERGVLKLSTVNELGEAVKGATVAVMDDRSSEPVMTIQTSTDGKIRSELPHGDYTLLITKDGYHSALPVAVEVNSGLETDAGNILLEKMNTAVEVSYKTLSITTSLDKNPVFVMNLKNIGRADSIFSLDATGMPEDWFTRFKESENSGESLSEIFLYAGEEKTLYLEVIPAYGTEIGDYSITSVVTSPDGDTYEEGLDITLRGEYRLKAYPDKYRYELGKGDKVTFDVILKNTGSAGSLTNIRPEISAPDGWTATISPKTLASLEPGESKTISVTVIPPSNIAASEYKVTLKVTSDQTETSDDFRMVVKESSFVTILGLLLLVGVCGGVWYAFRKHQRR encoded by the coding sequence ATGAAACAGATACCATATCTCATACTCATTCTCCTCCTCTTCACGGCGGCTCTCCCGATACCTGTTGCGGCAGAGGAGAGTGCGGACGGCCGCGACGTCCAGATACACTGCACCTTTCCGGGTATTGTTCTGGAAGCGGGGGAGAGTAATGAATTCGCACTCACGCTGACCAACAACGGAAACGACAACCCCAAAAAATTCTGGGTGGAGACCTTCGGGGAATCGTCCGACTGGGAGTATCATTTCCTGAACGGAGATACCGAGATCACAAGAGCCGCCATTCCCACGGGTTCCGCCCAGAACATCGGCTTTACCGTCAAGACCTCCTCTGACACGCCAGTGGGCGAATACCATGTAAAGGTGCACATCGGAAACGGATTCTGCTGGCTCTATATCACCATCTCAAAGACCCATGCGGGAGAGCGCGGGGTCCTGAAACTCTCGACGGTCAATGAACTGGGCGAGGCGGTTAAGGGTGCAACCGTTGCCGTCATGGATGACAGATCCTCAGAACCGGTCATGACCATCCAGACGTCCACAGACGGAAAAATCAGAAGCGAGCTCCCGCACGGCGACTATACGCTTTTGATCACGAAGGACGGGTATCACAGTGCCCTCCCGGTGGCGGTCGAAGTGAATTCCGGCCTCGAGACGGATGCCGGGAATATCCTGCTTGAAAAGATGAACACCGCAGTGGAGGTATCGTACAAGACCCTCTCCATCACCACATCACTCGACAAAAATCCGGTCTTTGTGATGAACCTGAAAAATATCGGGCGGGCGGACAGCATCTTCAGCCTGGATGCAACCGGGATGCCGGAGGACTGGTTTACCCGATTCAAGGAATCGGAGAATTCTGGGGAGAGCCTCTCAGAGATATTCCTCTATGCAGGAGAGGAGAAAACACTCTATCTCGAAGTAATTCCTGCATACGGGACTGAAATAGGTGACTATTCTATAACCTCTGTTGTGACCTCTCCTGACGGCGACACCTATGAAGAGGGACTCGACATCACCCTCCGCGGTGAGTACCGCCTGAAGGCATACCCGGATAAATACCGGTATGAACTGGGGAAGGGTGACAAGGTCACCTTTGATGTCATACTGAAAAACACGGGAAGTGCGGGTTCACTGACGAACATCAGACCGGAGATCTCCGCACCGGACGGCTGGACCGCGACCATATCACCCAAGACTCTAGCAAGTCTCGAGCCCGGTGAGAGCAAGACCATCTCGGTCACCGTCATCCCGCCCTCGAACATTGCCGCAAGCGAATACAAGGTTACTCTGAAGGTCACATCCGACCAGACCGAGACGAGCGATGATTTCCGTATGGTCGTTAAGGAAAGTTCATTTGTCACCATCCTTGGTCTGCTGCTCCTTGTGGGGGTCTGCGGCGGTGTCTGGTATGCATTCAGGAAACATCAGCGGCGCTGA